A stretch of Crossiella cryophila DNA encodes these proteins:
- a CDS encoding class I SAM-dependent methyltransferase translates to MSSMLGWLPVITMIALVLNGFRLRGQLGWLPVLDDEEPGPHGRFQFVLAKGAELPERTMAAAEDWARRQGLAVLDLIPRGLGVTRALDLARAGLGKDFLANRLASAGGAGHALLVAPRVAEREELIADPDTVTTAGLTTRLKRLACTATDFAVAPGLGALTESPAQRAGRLRAERGLFRAVLPPLVCYAALLTSVVAQPILGLGALALFSLQPYLVFASSPVRPADLHRQVALRLVLDPANWARTLAALWRTRTRGDRVAELRAAYAAELAQGTDRFFESRRPDCPWCGSAALSPHVRCADLVLNKPGRFTLERCAGCGHVFQNPRLNLAGLDFYYRDCYDGEGARTAETAFSAGPAVYRRRAEMVAPFTTPKTWLDVGGGHGHFANLAREVWPETAFDGLDLGAGIEEAARRGWVDRGYRGQFPELAAELAGRYDVLSMFHYLEHTREPFEELDAAAKVLSAGGFLLIEVPNPASGYGRLLRTYWMPWFPPQHQHMIPRDNLVRALTERGFAVVAQDRGRADQSMDLTMALALGLNRLARNPNQPWRPVPATWWRRARYRTIMLAGAPLLVLSWLTDKLAHQVIKRGNGGNAYRVLAQRAG, encoded by the coding sequence ATGAGTTCGATGTTGGGCTGGCTGCCGGTGATCACGATGATCGCCTTGGTGCTCAACGGTTTCCGGTTGCGCGGGCAGCTCGGCTGGCTGCCCGTGCTCGATGATGAGGAACCCGGTCCGCACGGCCGCTTCCAGTTCGTGCTCGCCAAGGGCGCCGAACTGCCGGAGCGGACCATGGCCGCGGCCGAGGACTGGGCGCGCAGGCAGGGGCTGGCCGTGCTGGACCTGATCCCGCGCGGTCTCGGCGTGACCAGGGCGCTGGACCTGGCCCGCGCGGGGCTGGGCAAGGACTTCCTGGCCAACCGGCTGGCCAGTGCGGGCGGGGCCGGGCACGCGCTGCTGGTCGCGCCGAGGGTGGCCGAACGCGAGGAACTGATCGCGGACCCGGACACCGTGACCACCGCCGGACTCACCACCAGACTGAAGCGATTGGCCTGCACCGCAACGGATTTCGCGGTCGCCCCCGGACTCGGCGCGCTCACCGAGTCCCCGGCCCAGCGTGCCGGGCGGCTGCGCGCCGAACGCGGGCTGTTCCGCGCCGTGCTGCCGCCGCTGGTCTGCTACGCCGCGCTGCTCACCTCCGTTGTCGCGCAACCGATCCTGGGCCTTGGCGCGCTCGCGCTGTTCAGCCTGCAGCCCTACCTGGTCTTCGCGAGCAGCCCGGTCCGCCCGGCCGACCTGCACCGCCAGGTCGCGTTGCGGCTGGTGCTGGATCCGGCGAACTGGGCCCGCACACTGGCCGCGCTGTGGCGCACCAGGACCCGCGGCGACCGGGTGGCCGAACTGCGCGCTGCCTACGCCGCCGAACTCGCGCAGGGCACCGACCGCTTCTTCGAGTCCCGCCGCCCGGACTGCCCGTGGTGCGGTTCGGCGGCGCTGTCCCCGCACGTGCGCTGCGCCGACCTGGTGCTGAACAAGCCAGGCCGGTTCACCCTGGAACGCTGCGCAGGCTGCGGGCACGTGTTCCAGAACCCCCGGCTCAACCTGGCCGGACTCGACTTCTACTACCGCGACTGTTACGACGGCGAGGGCGCGCGCACCGCGGAGACCGCGTTCTCCGCCGGCCCCGCGGTGTACCGGCGGCGGGCCGAGATGGTGGCCCCGTTCACCACCCCGAAGACCTGGCTGGACGTGGGCGGCGGGCACGGCCACTTCGCCAACCTGGCCCGCGAGGTCTGGCCGGAGACCGCCTTCGACGGCCTGGACCTGGGCGCAGGCATCGAGGAGGCGGCCCGGCGCGGCTGGGTGGACCGCGGTTACCGCGGCCAGTTCCCGGAGCTGGCCGCCGAACTCGCCGGTCGCTACGACGTGCTCAGCATGTTCCACTACCTGGAGCACACCAGGGAGCCCTTCGAGGAGCTGGACGCGGCGGCGAAGGTGTTGTCCGCAGGGGGTTTCCTGCTCATCGAGGTGCCCAACCCGGCCTCGGGCTACGGGCGGCTGCTGCGCACCTACTGGATGCCCTGGTTCCCGCCGCAGCACCAGCACATGATCCCCAGGGACAACCTGGTGCGCGCGCTGACCGAACGCGGTTTCGCCGTGGTGGCCCAGGACCGCGGCCGCGCGGACCAGTCGATGGACCTCACCATGGCCCTCGCGCTGGGCCTGAACCGGCTGGCCCGCAACCCGAACCAGCCCTGGCGGCCGGTGCCTGCCACCTGGTGGCGGCGGGCCCGGTACCGGACGATCATGCTGGCGGGCGCGCCGCTGCTGGTGCTGAGCTGGCTGACCGACAAGCTGGCGCACCAGGTGATCAAGCGCGGCAACGGCGGCAACGCCTACCGGGTGCTCGCGCAACGCGCGGGTTAG
- a CDS encoding glycosyltransferase → MSRVLFVVPPLAGHTLPTVALGHELAGRGHEVAWVGHREVIAPLLPDPDRLIPVQRGPDDWLTEVVARSHGLRGPAAFQFLWRDFLIPLAESSLPGVAEAVGRFGPDLLVVDQQALAGGVVARQHGLPWVTSATTSAELTDPFVTVPKFGAWVREQLDGLQRAHRVPLAVAERGDLRFSEYLVLAYTTRCLVGSQREFPDHYAFVGPSLGARAATVDYPWHWLDGRRQHLLVTLGTVDRENGARFLNAVLAAVEPLGSRLQVTIAAPPKLFGELPAHVLVREFVPQLEVLARTDAVVCHGGHNTVCESLAHGLPLVVAPIRDDQPTIANQVVEAGAGRRVRFGRVGPAELRESILDVLTFPGYRAAAERIRASFADAGGTAAAADQVEMLT, encoded by the coding sequence GTGAGCAGGGTGCTGTTCGTGGTGCCGCCGCTGGCCGGGCACACCCTGCCGACGGTGGCGCTGGGCCACGAGCTGGCCGGGCGCGGGCACGAGGTCGCCTGGGTCGGGCACCGCGAGGTGATCGCCCCGCTGCTGCCCGACCCGGACCGGCTCATCCCGGTGCAGCGCGGGCCGGATGACTGGCTGACCGAGGTGGTCGCCCGCTCGCACGGCTTACGCGGACCGGCCGCCTTCCAGTTCCTCTGGCGGGACTTCCTGATCCCGCTGGCCGAGTCCAGCCTGCCAGGGGTGGCCGAGGCGGTCGGCCGGTTCGGGCCCGACCTGCTGGTGGTGGACCAGCAGGCGCTGGCCGGTGGCGTGGTCGCCAGGCAGCACGGGCTGCCCTGGGTCACCTCGGCCACCACCTCGGCCGAACTGACCGACCCGTTCGTCACCGTGCCCAAGTTCGGCGCCTGGGTACGCGAGCAGCTGGACGGGCTGCAACGCGCGCACCGGGTGCCGCTGGCCGTGGCCGAACGTGGCGACCTGCGCTTCTCCGAGTACCTGGTGCTCGCCTACACCACCCGCTGCCTGGTCGGCTCGCAGCGGGAGTTCCCCGATCACTACGCCTTCGTCGGCCCCTCGCTCGGCGCCAGGGCCGCCACCGTGGACTACCCGTGGCACTGGCTGGACGGGCGGCGGCAGCACCTGCTGGTCACCCTGGGCACGGTGGACCGGGAGAACGGGGCCCGCTTCCTCAACGCGGTGCTCGCCGCGGTCGAGCCGCTGGGCTCCCGGCTCCAGGTCACCATCGCCGCGCCACCCAAGTTGTTTGGAGAACTTCCGGCCCATGTGCTGGTGCGGGAGTTCGTGCCCCAACTGGAGGTGTTGGCCAGGACCGACGCGGTGGTATGCCATGGCGGGCACAACACGGTGTGCGAGTCACTCGCACATGGCCTGCCACTGGTGGTCGCACCGATCCGCGACGACCAGCCGACCATCGCCAACCAGGTGGTGGAAGCGGGGGCGGGGCGCCGGGTGCGGTTCGGCCGGGTCGGACCGGCCGAGCTGCGGGAGTCGATCCTGGATGTGCTGACCTTCCCTGGGTACCGAGCGGCGGCCGAACGTATCCGGGCGTCCTTCGCCGACGCCGGTGGCACCGCGGCGGCGGCCGACCAGGTGGAGATGCTGACATGA
- a CDS encoding alpha/beta fold hydrolase → MTEVRANNLTFHVQPLSTPQTSPDAPLVVFLHGLVVDNLSGLYLTLATPAATTGTRTLCYDLRGHGRSERPPTGYTLDDSVTDLHALLDALGEHRPVRLVGNSYGGLLALAFAAHCPDRVERIMLIESLVPTPGWGERMADTLTDAAVGAFDHNFTHMSGRKWDRTVNQVEQLIGHTTLVADMGEQEPFSPERYAMVSMPVLAVYGSESELLPEVSVLQKYLPQLELEILPEQSHMLLTRATGLVREVLARWLR, encoded by the coding sequence ATGACCGAGGTCCGCGCCAACAACCTCACCTTCCACGTCCAGCCCCTGTCCACCCCGCAGACCAGCCCTGATGCCCCCCTGGTGGTCTTCCTGCACGGCCTGGTCGTGGACAACCTCTCCGGCCTCTACCTCACCCTGGCCACCCCCGCGGCCACCACCGGAACGCGCACCCTCTGCTACGACCTGCGCGGCCACGGCCGCAGCGAACGGCCGCCGACCGGCTACACCCTGGACGATTCGGTCACCGACCTGCACGCGCTGCTGGACGCCCTCGGCGAGCACCGCCCGGTCCGGCTGGTCGGCAACAGCTACGGCGGCCTGCTCGCGCTGGCCTTCGCCGCGCACTGCCCGGACCGGGTGGAGCGGATCATGCTGATCGAGTCGCTGGTGCCCACCCCCGGCTGGGGCGAGCGGATGGCCGACACCCTCACCGACGCCGCCGTCGGGGCCTTCGACCACAACTTCACGCACATGAGCGGCCGCAAGTGGGACCGGACGGTCAACCAGGTCGAACAGCTCATCGGGCACACCACCCTGGTCGCGGACATGGGCGAGCAGGAGCCGTTCAGCCCGGAGCGCTACGCCATGGTGAGCATGCCGGTGCTGGCCGTCTACGGGTCCGAGTCCGAGCTGCTGCCGGAGGTCAGCGTGTTGCAGAAGTACCTGCCGCAGCTGGAGCTGGAGATCCTGCCCGAGCAGTCGCACATGCTGCTGACCAGGGCGACCGGCCTGGTCAGGGAAGTGCTGGCCAGGTGGTTGCGGTGA
- a CDS encoding acyl carrier protein produces MSYADLAPAVEQQVLATVTELLTAVIGQEYAQSIDITMDTSFNEDLELESIEFVALSAKLREHYGSRVNFAAFLADKDVAETVGLTVGHLVRYLADCLAGERGAAP; encoded by the coding sequence ATGAGTTACGCAGATCTGGCGCCCGCGGTGGAGCAGCAGGTGCTCGCCACGGTGACCGAGCTGCTCACGGCCGTGATCGGCCAGGAGTACGCGCAGAGCATCGACATCACCATGGACACCTCGTTCAACGAGGACCTGGAACTGGAGAGCATCGAGTTCGTCGCGCTCTCGGCCAAGCTGCGCGAGCACTACGGCAGCAGGGTCAACTTCGCCGCCTTCCTGGCCGACAAGGACGTGGCCGAGACGGTCGGGCTGACCGTCGGCCACCTGGTCCGCTACCTCGCCGACTGCCTGGCAGGCGAGCGCGGAGCCGCCCCATGA